One window of the Arthrobacter sp. FW305-BF8 genome contains the following:
- a CDS encoding NlpC/P60 family protein, with protein MSSRQAVARHRATPTRTSRLAAISSAVSTNTGTMGRQAAVIAAASGLVLTSGIAANAAAAPAQPEAVPAAAPEAAAPASGAVSAGSNVRISFERPAVSSTPAPVVDQAPEAAPAVEPQAAAVEPAAAPVQVQPAAAAQAPAQPVVSVQAKAAPAPAPAAAGVNAAMVSAAYAQLGITQDCTAMVEKALGAAGIPVGDLAPMQFMNYGSVVGTPQPGDMVVQPGHVGIYVGGGKVLSGGMNGVNETIVHPLSWLTATGPVTFVRPGA; from the coding sequence ATGTCTTCACGTCAAGCTGTCGCGCGCCATCGCGCAACCCCCACACGGACCAGCCGGCTCGCCGCCATCTCATCCGCAGTCTCGACCAACACGGGCACCATGGGACGCCAGGCGGCCGTGATCGCCGCGGCGTCCGGCCTCGTGCTGACCAGCGGTATTGCTGCCAACGCCGCGGCCGCCCCGGCTCAGCCGGAAGCGGTGCCGGCCGCGGCTCCGGAAGCGGCCGCCCCGGCTTCCGGAGCAGTCAGCGCAGGCTCGAATGTCCGGATCTCCTTCGAGCGCCCGGCCGTCAGCTCCACGCCTGCCCCCGTTGTTGACCAGGCCCCTGAGGCTGCCCCGGCCGTTGAGCCTCAGGCGGCTGCGGTTGAGCCTGCCGCTGCGCCCGTCCAGGTTCAGCCCGCAGCTGCAGCCCAGGCGCCGGCACAGCCTGTAGTGTCCGTGCAGGCCAAGGCCGCGCCGGCCCCTGCCCCCGCGGCGGCGGGCGTCAACGCGGCGATGGTATCTGCTGCCTATGCGCAGCTGGGCATCACCCAGGACTGCACAGCCATGGTCGAAAAAGCTCTGGGAGCAGCCGGCATCCCCGTCGGTGACCTTGCCCCGATGCAGTTCATGAACTACGGCAGCGTCGTCGGCACCCCTCAGCCCGGGGACATGGTGGTCCAGCCCGGACACGTGGGTATCTACGTGGGCGGCGGGAAGGTCCTCAGCGGGGGCATGAACGGTGTCAACGAGACCATTGTTCATCCATTGTCCTGGCTGACCGCGACCGGCCCGGTCACGTTCGTCCGCCCGGGCGCGTAG
- a CDS encoding copper resistance CopC family protein, giving the protein MKQHPSPGFRALLRLAAALATLVSASVVAAPAMAHDSLSSTAPAQDSVITAAPATVSLTLSEPPINSESLSLSVITVKDGGGKTVSNGKVTVDGPRLSTAVATGSPGKHTVLWRAVSSDGHPIEGTFSFTVKPPASVATAPAASAAPSPATETAAPTAGATTPERVAPPDNSNAPLTLAIAGALLALAIGATVFFRRRHRNDSV; this is encoded by the coding sequence ATGAAACAACATCCCAGTCCAGGTTTTCGGGCGCTTCTCCGGCTGGCCGCTGCGCTGGCCACCCTGGTGTCCGCGTCTGTTGTGGCTGCGCCGGCCATGGCGCACGATAGCCTGTCATCGACTGCGCCGGCGCAGGATTCGGTAATCACCGCGGCGCCCGCAACGGTGTCCCTGACGCTGTCGGAACCTCCCATTAATTCCGAGAGCCTGAGCCTTAGTGTCATCACGGTCAAAGACGGCGGCGGAAAAACGGTCAGCAACGGGAAGGTGACCGTGGATGGGCCCAGGTTATCGACCGCTGTTGCCACCGGGAGCCCCGGGAAGCATACCGTCCTGTGGCGGGCCGTGTCCTCCGACGGTCACCCGATCGAAGGAACATTCTCCTTCACGGTGAAGCCCCCCGCTTCCGTGGCCACGGCGCCAGCGGCTTCAGCCGCACCATCTCCGGCCACGGAGACTGCGGCCCCGACAGCAGGCGCCACCACCCCTGAGCGGGTGGCGCCGCCGGATAACAGCAATGCCCCGCTGACACTGGCCATCGCGGGGGCGCTTCTGGCCCTCGCGATTGGCGCAACCGTTTTCTTCCGCAGGCGTCACCGGAACGACAGCGTCTGA
- a CDS encoding DsbA family protein, with amino-acid sequence MTPAPTAPTPPDPRKPAGTARKVRLVLWTLLAFIAVAGVIGYAVVTATKPAPTAAAPAADAQLVREDSHAITTPATEKAQLVEFLDFECESCRAAYPLVEKLKKEYGDRITFVHRYFPIPSHRNSGTAALAAEAAAQQGKYEQMVAKLFNTQPQWGEKQDSQAALFRSFAQELGLDLAKYDAAVADEATKDRIRKDIADGKALGVSGTPTFFLNGEKLTLDTEEQFRQLLADAAK; translated from the coding sequence ATGACACCAGCACCGACCGCCCCCACACCCCCAGATCCCCGGAAACCTGCCGGCACGGCCAGGAAAGTCCGCCTCGTGCTGTGGACACTGCTCGCCTTCATCGCCGTCGCCGGAGTGATCGGGTACGCCGTCGTCACGGCCACCAAACCCGCCCCCACCGCCGCGGCGCCGGCCGCCGACGCCCAGCTCGTCCGCGAGGACAGCCACGCGATCACCACACCGGCGACAGAGAAAGCACAGCTCGTGGAGTTCCTGGACTTCGAATGCGAGTCCTGCCGGGCGGCCTACCCCCTCGTCGAAAAGCTGAAAAAGGAATACGGGGACCGGATCACCTTCGTCCACCGTTACTTCCCCATCCCCTCCCACCGCAATTCCGGCACCGCCGCCCTCGCCGCGGAAGCCGCCGCCCAGCAGGGCAAGTACGAGCAAATGGTCGCTAAACTGTTCAACACCCAGCCGCAGTGGGGCGAAAAACAGGACTCCCAGGCCGCCCTGTTCCGTTCTTTCGCGCAGGAACTCGGCCTGGACCTGGCCAAGTACGACGCTGCCGTCGCCGACGAGGCAACGAAGGACCGGATCCGCAAAGACATCGCCGACGGCAAGGCACTCGGTGTTTCCGGGACGCCGACGTTCTTCCTCAACGGCGAAAAACTCACCCTGGACACCGAAGAACAGTTCCGCCAGTTGCTCGCGGACGCCGCCAAATAG
- a CDS encoding cation diffusion facilitator family transporter, whose amino-acid sequence MSGHDHSHGGDAAGNRGKLIIVFSITFAVMVAEIIGSVLTGSLALLADAGHMFTDSAGLLIALIAASLALKPATLKRTWGYRRAEIVAAAGQAALLLGVGGFVIVEGIRRLFEPPEVGGSTMLWFGIIGLAGNAIGLIVLASGRHHNFNMRAAFLEVLNDALGSVAVIAAAVIIALTGWTRADAVVSLLIGALIIPRTLKLLRETTDVLMENVPRGLDLARVREHILALPHVIDVHDLHASLVGSGTPVLSAHVTVQDHCMRDGHAASILADLQRCVAEDFDVSVEHSTFQIEPAAHRDQESMPH is encoded by the coding sequence ATGAGCGGACACGACCACTCCCACGGCGGCGACGCTGCCGGCAACCGTGGCAAGCTGATCATCGTCTTTTCGATCACGTTCGCGGTGATGGTCGCCGAGATCATCGGCTCCGTGCTCACCGGCAGCCTGGCGCTGCTGGCGGACGCCGGGCACATGTTCACCGACTCGGCCGGGCTGCTGATCGCACTGATCGCCGCGTCGCTGGCGCTGAAACCGGCCACGCTGAAGCGCACCTGGGGATACAGGCGGGCCGAGATCGTCGCCGCCGCCGGGCAGGCGGCCCTGCTGCTGGGCGTGGGCGGCTTCGTCATCGTCGAAGGCATCCGCCGGCTCTTCGAGCCCCCGGAGGTGGGCGGATCCACGATGCTGTGGTTCGGCATTATCGGCCTGGCCGGCAACGCCATCGGCCTGATCGTGCTCGCTTCGGGCCGGCACCATAACTTCAACATGAGGGCGGCGTTCCTCGAGGTCCTCAACGATGCCCTCGGCTCGGTCGCCGTGATCGCCGCCGCGGTCATCATCGCCCTCACCGGCTGGACCCGGGCAGACGCCGTCGTGTCCCTGCTGATCGGCGCTTTGATCATTCCCCGCACCCTGAAGCTGCTGCGCGAGACCACCGATGTGCTGATGGAAAACGTGCCCCGCGGCCTGGACCTGGCCAGGGTCCGTGAACACATCCTGGCCCTGCCCCATGTGATCGACGTCCACGACCTGCACGCCTCCCTCGTCGGTTCCGGAACCCCGGTCCTCTCGGCCCACGTCACCGTCCAGGATCACTGCATGCGTGACGGACACGCCGCGTCCATCCTCGCGGACCTGCAGCGCTGCGTCGCCGAAGACTTCGACGTCAGCGTCGAACATTCCACCTTCCAGATCGAACCCGCCGCCCACCGAGACCAGGAAAGCATGCCCCACTGA
- a CDS encoding cytochrome c oxidase assembly protein: MALKAPAATGNAAVLPRTRWLAVAVAVALTVVLAATAFGQGTLEAEVRDPGAVVRWGYGVAQILQNLSAAATIGALVFAAFIVPPSSQRRRRSPSGAAVPVVAGNEHPAFTRIMALAAVSAVLWTAAATAVLVFSFADIAGIPVSGSPEFTTQLTFYMTDLPSGRAWLAVVIVSALVATLAFSVRSAAGLAATALLSLAGLLPVVLIGHAAGGNDHEQAINSLALHLLGVCLWVGGIIALTVAGTSLGKDTADVLRRFSTLAGFAFILVVGSGVINAAIRLESPAALASPYGVLLGAKTAAALVLGGIGLLHRRKLIPALGATTKHGTPGRWLLWRFIVAELLIMAAASGLAAALSRTPPPGGQEVRPALTPAEILTGYPLPPELTAQTWFTVWRPDWLWIAIALAAAYLYLRAAIRLRRRGDTWPWLRVIMWFIGLAALVFFTSGGPSVYGRVLFSAHMLDHMALTMIAPVFLVLGAPVTLALRTLRPRHDGSRGPREWLLILVHSRAAAVVTHPLFVAANFAGSIILFYYSDAFGFALREHAGHELMTVHFVITGYLFVLSMIGTDPAPRRAPFPLRLLLLLATMAFHAFFGVTLMGSTTLIQPDWFTALGRDWGLPALEDQQKAGAITWGIGEVPTLLLAIGVAVMWSRSDARETRRLDRAADRNNDADLDAYNAMLARLGHRDSPPPGRNGNG; the protein is encoded by the coding sequence GTGGCTCTCAAAGCCCCCGCTGCCACTGGGAACGCGGCAGTATTGCCCAGAACCCGGTGGCTGGCCGTGGCCGTGGCGGTCGCGCTCACCGTGGTCCTGGCCGCTACCGCCTTCGGCCAGGGAACCCTGGAAGCCGAAGTCCGGGATCCCGGAGCAGTGGTGCGCTGGGGTTACGGGGTGGCCCAGATTCTCCAAAACCTTTCAGCCGCGGCAACCATTGGAGCGCTCGTTTTCGCGGCGTTCATCGTCCCGCCCAGCAGTCAGCGCCGCCGACGCAGTCCTTCGGGCGCCGCGGTGCCTGTCGTTGCCGGGAACGAGCACCCGGCGTTCACGAGGATCATGGCCCTGGCCGCGGTCTCGGCCGTCCTGTGGACTGCTGCAGCCACAGCCGTTCTGGTCTTCAGTTTCGCCGACATCGCCGGCATCCCCGTCAGCGGCAGCCCGGAGTTCACAACCCAGCTTACGTTTTACATGACCGACCTGCCCTCCGGCAGGGCGTGGCTGGCAGTGGTTATCGTCTCTGCACTGGTGGCGACGCTGGCCTTCTCCGTCAGGTCAGCTGCGGGGCTGGCAGCCACCGCACTGCTGTCCCTGGCAGGGCTGCTCCCGGTCGTCCTGATCGGGCACGCCGCCGGCGGCAACGATCACGAACAGGCCATCAACTCCCTGGCCCTGCACCTGCTCGGGGTCTGCCTGTGGGTCGGCGGGATTATCGCCCTGACGGTCGCGGGAACCTCCCTTGGCAAGGACACCGCCGATGTCCTGCGGCGGTTCTCCACGTTGGCCGGCTTTGCCTTCATCCTGGTCGTCGGCTCCGGGGTCATCAACGCGGCTATCCGGCTCGAATCCCCCGCAGCGCTGGCATCCCCCTACGGCGTGCTGCTCGGGGCCAAAACCGCCGCGGCGCTGGTCCTGGGCGGCATCGGGCTGCTGCACCGCAGAAAACTCATTCCTGCACTTGGCGCCACAACAAAGCATGGAACGCCCGGGCGGTGGCTGCTGTGGCGGTTCATCGTGGCTGAACTGCTGATCATGGCCGCGGCCAGCGGTCTCGCCGCAGCCCTGAGCCGAACACCTCCCCCCGGCGGGCAAGAGGTCAGGCCGGCCCTGACACCGGCTGAAATCCTCACCGGCTATCCCCTGCCGCCCGAGCTCACCGCGCAGACCTGGTTTACGGTGTGGCGTCCTGACTGGCTGTGGATCGCCATCGCCCTTGCCGCGGCGTACCTCTACCTCCGCGCGGCCATACGCCTGAGGCGGCGCGGGGACACCTGGCCGTGGCTGAGGGTGATCATGTGGTTCATCGGACTGGCCGCCCTGGTCTTCTTCACCTCCGGCGGGCCCTCGGTCTACGGCCGCGTGCTGTTCAGCGCGCACATGCTCGACCATATGGCCCTGACGATGATTGCCCCCGTCTTCCTCGTGCTCGGCGCCCCGGTGACGCTGGCGCTCAGGACACTGCGGCCACGCCATGACGGATCCAGGGGTCCCCGGGAATGGCTCCTGATCCTGGTCCACTCCCGGGCGGCTGCGGTGGTGACACATCCGCTGTTCGTTGCGGCAAACTTCGCCGGGTCCATCATCCTCTTCTACTACTCCGACGCCTTCGGCTTTGCCCTGCGCGAGCATGCCGGGCATGAACTGATGACGGTGCACTTTGTGATCACCGGGTACCTGTTCGTCCTGTCCATGATCGGAACGGACCCGGCGCCGCGCCGGGCGCCGTTCCCGCTGCGGCTGCTGCTGCTGCTGGCCACCATGGCCTTCCACGCCTTCTTCGGTGTGACGTTGATGGGATCGACAACCCTGATCCAGCCCGACTGGTTCACTGCCCTGGGCCGGGACTGGGGATTGCCTGCACTGGAAGACCAGCAAAAAGCCGGGGCAATCACGTGGGGAATCGGAGAGGTCCCCACGCTTCTGCTCGCCATCGGAGTTGCGGTCATGTGGTCCCGCTCGGACGCGCGTGAAACCCGCAGGCTCGACCGCGCGGCAGACCGGAACAACGACGCTGACCTGGACGCCTACAACGCCATGCTCGCCCGGCTCGGACACCGTGACAGCCCCCCGCCGGGACGGAACGGCAATGGCTGA
- a CDS encoding ArsR/SmtB family transcription factor: MSGITQAPVTMAGPQSECSVRLVDADRVASVKSRMPANGEVADLAVVFGLLSDPGRVRILIALLEGEMCVCDLAATTGLSESAVSHALRLLRGPRVVAVRRAGRMAYYSLADAHVRMLLDLGLTHVGHTGQERLQIAGTR, encoded by the coding sequence ATGAGCGGAATCACACAGGCTCCGGTGACCATGGCGGGCCCGCAAAGCGAGTGCAGCGTGCGGCTGGTCGACGCGGACAGGGTTGCGTCGGTCAAATCACGGATGCCGGCGAACGGGGAGGTAGCGGACCTTGCGGTCGTTTTCGGGCTGCTCTCGGATCCGGGCCGGGTCCGGATTCTCATTGCCCTGCTCGAAGGCGAGATGTGCGTCTGCGACCTGGCGGCCACGACGGGCCTCAGCGAATCGGCCGTCTCCCATGCGCTGCGGCTGCTGCGGGGCCCCCGGGTGGTGGCGGTGCGCCGCGCCGGCCGGATGGCCTACTACTCTCTGGCGGACGCGCATGTCAGGATGCTGCTGGATCTGGGACTGACCCACGTCGGTCATACCGGCCAGGAGCGGCTACAAATCGCCGGCACCCGATAG
- a CDS encoding cytochrome c oxidase assembly protein produces the protein MSDSGITGPVWLPSLPPSLAEYLAPNLQPVPLIPVLMALAALCYLAGAAKMWRSGRGWPVVRTLSFLAGCLAVIVVMGAGIEGYGLKMFSIFMFQQLTLMMAVPPLLVIGSPGTLLLRATPHHRIGRPVLRAAIWGLRSRWGRLAIHPAFMVPLFLLSFYGVYFSGLADLLLPNWYGHVGLELLFLLAGILFTVPLISADPLPARQTHFGRLVDIFAEMPLHAFFGVVIMMATAPMVSFFATPPAAWNVDPMQDQGVAGGLAWSYGELPGVLLLMFILVRWQRDEARGWVRADRAAAQAGTPELDAYNDYLQRLADRPERPRSGV, from the coding sequence GTGTCTGATTCCGGGATCACCGGGCCGGTCTGGCTCCCGTCCCTGCCCCCTTCACTGGCGGAATACCTTGCCCCGAACCTGCAGCCCGTGCCCCTCATCCCTGTCCTCATGGCTCTGGCAGCGCTCTGTTATCTGGCCGGAGCGGCGAAAATGTGGCGGAGCGGGCGGGGCTGGCCCGTTGTGCGCACGCTCTCGTTCCTGGCCGGGTGTCTGGCGGTCATCGTCGTCATGGGGGCCGGCATTGAGGGCTATGGGCTGAAGATGTTCTCGATTTTCATGTTCCAGCAGCTGACCTTGATGATGGCGGTGCCGCCGCTGCTGGTCATCGGCTCGCCCGGAACCCTGCTGCTGCGGGCCACCCCGCACCACCGCATCGGCCGGCCGGTCCTGAGGGCCGCGATCTGGGGCCTTCGCTCCCGCTGGGGACGGCTGGCGATCCACCCGGCTTTCATGGTTCCGCTGTTCCTGCTCAGCTTCTACGGCGTGTACTTCTCGGGGCTGGCCGACCTGCTGCTGCCGAACTGGTACGGCCATGTCGGGCTGGAGCTGCTGTTCCTGCTGGCCGGTATCCTGTTCACCGTTCCGCTGATTTCCGCTGACCCGCTGCCGGCCCGGCAGACGCATTTCGGCAGGCTGGTGGACATCTTTGCCGAAATGCCGCTGCACGCGTTTTTCGGTGTGGTGATCATGATGGCGACCGCCCCCATGGTCTCCTTCTTCGCCACCCCGCCAGCGGCCTGGAATGTTGATCCGATGCAGGACCAGGGCGTGGCCGGCGGCCTGGCCTGGTCCTATGGGGAGCTGCCGGGGGTGCTGTTGCTGATGTTCATCCTGGTCCGCTGGCAGCGCGATGAGGCCCGCGGCTGGGTGCGGGCCGACCGCGCGGCCGCTCAGGCGGGCACGCCGGAACTCGATGCATACAATGATTACCTTCAGCGCCTCGCCGACCGGCCCGAGCGGCCGCGTAGCGGGGTTTGA
- a CDS encoding DUF305 domain-containing protein: protein MDPQMTPAKGSTAPSGPDAPARARTRWVVFAAVVLLTALVSFGLGRLPAERESVSDTGPDAGFSRDMQAHHAQAVEMALIIRDKSANAEIRAIAYDIATTQQHQNGQMFAWLRDWGLPQARSQEPMAWMGPGTAGHGTTLSPGGRNKEAARLMEGMATPAQMQGLRASAGAAADRLFTDLMIRHHQGGVAMATAATRLAQTAKVKNLAAGIVKAQTAEINALEELRGRL from the coding sequence ATGGATCCTCAAATGACGCCGGCCAAGGGGAGCACCGCCCCCTCGGGTCCGGACGCCCCCGCCCGGGCCAGGACGCGGTGGGTGGTCTTCGCCGCCGTGGTCCTGCTCACTGCGCTCGTGTCCTTCGGCCTCGGCCGGCTGCCTGCGGAACGGGAATCCGTCTCAGATACAGGACCGGATGCGGGATTCTCCCGTGACATGCAGGCCCACCACGCCCAGGCCGTGGAAATGGCCCTCATCATCCGGGACAAATCCGCGAATGCAGAGATCCGGGCGATTGCCTACGACATCGCCACAACCCAGCAGCATCAGAACGGCCAGATGTTCGCCTGGCTCCGGGACTGGGGCCTGCCCCAGGCCAGGTCTCAGGAGCCGATGGCATGGATGGGGCCGGGAACAGCCGGGCACGGCACCACGCTTTCACCCGGAGGCCGGAACAAGGAGGCAGCGCGCCTCATGGAGGGCATGGCCACGCCGGCCCAGATGCAGGGCCTGCGCGCATCCGCCGGAGCCGCGGCGGACAGGCTCTTCACGGACCTCATGATCCGCCACCACCAAGGCGGTGTCGCCATGGCAACGGCCGCGACCCGTTTGGCCCAGACGGCAAAAGTGAAGAATTTGGCAGCCGGAATCGTTAAAGCCCAGACAGCAGAAATCAACGCCCTCGAAGAGCTGCGCGGCAGACTCTGA
- a CDS encoding DUF3105 domain-containing protein has product MKAKQRAADRRKAWLIYGSGAALVLSLVAAVAFVVVGEVQQREQARAEAARPVEGEQDFPDQSRNHTGEEVSYPRTPATGGDHAPVWTNCGIYTAPVKQTRAVHSLEHGAVWLSYRPDLPKGDIDQLTALAGGQEYLLLSPVKDQSSPVVATAWGKQLAVNSSGDGRLPAFIKKYVQGPQTPEPGAACTGGVPG; this is encoded by the coding sequence ATGAAGGCTAAACAGCGCGCAGCAGACAGGCGGAAAGCCTGGCTGATTTACGGGTCCGGGGCAGCCCTGGTCCTCTCCCTCGTGGCGGCGGTGGCGTTCGTCGTCGTCGGTGAGGTGCAGCAGCGCGAGCAGGCCAGGGCCGAAGCGGCCCGGCCCGTGGAGGGTGAGCAGGATTTCCCGGACCAGTCCAGGAACCATACGGGTGAGGAGGTCAGCTACCCCCGCACCCCTGCCACTGGCGGGGATCATGCCCCGGTGTGGACGAACTGCGGCATCTACACGGCCCCGGTCAAGCAGACGCGGGCCGTGCATTCACTTGAACACGGCGCCGTGTGGCTCTCCTACCGGCCCGACCTGCCCAAGGGCGACATTGATCAGCTGACAGCCCTGGCTGGCGGGCAGGAGTACCTCCTGCTCAGCCCCGTCAAAGACCAGTCCTCGCCCGTCGTGGCCACGGCCTGGGGAAAGCAGCTCGCCGTGAACAGCAGCGGTGACGGCCGGCTCCCGGCCTTCATCAAAAAATACGTGCAGGGCCCGCAAACCCCAGAGCCCGGCGCCGCCTGCACCGGGGGCGTCCCGGGCTAG